A single region of the Pseudomonas mandelii genome encodes:
- a CDS encoding L-threonylcarbamoyladenylate synthase, whose translation MSQFFQIHPENPQARLIKQAVEIIRGGGVVIYPTDSSYAIGCQIGDKNAVDRVRRLRGLDEKHNFALICSDLSQLGVFAKIDTGTFRLLKAHLPGPYTFILNATREVPRLLLHPKKRTIGLRVPSHPIALALLEELGEPLMSVTLIMPGDTDPMSDPYEMRQLLEHQVDLIIDGGFGGIKASTVINLADGEPEVIRVGCGDPTPFMAEA comes from the coding sequence GTGAGTCAATTTTTCCAGATTCATCCGGAGAACCCGCAAGCGCGCCTGATCAAACAGGCTGTCGAAATCATCCGCGGCGGCGGGGTGGTGATTTATCCCACAGACTCGTCCTACGCCATTGGTTGCCAGATCGGCGACAAGAATGCCGTGGATCGCGTGCGCCGTTTGCGTGGGCTGGATGAAAAGCACAACTTCGCGCTGATTTGCAGCGACCTGTCGCAACTGGGGGTGTTCGCCAAGATCGACACGGGCACCTTCCGCTTGCTCAAGGCGCACCTGCCGGGGCCTTACACCTTCATTCTCAACGCCACCCGCGAAGTCCCGCGGCTGTTGTTGCACCCGAAAAAACGCACCATCGGCCTGCGGGTGCCGAGTCATCCGATTGCCCTGGCGCTGCTGGAAGAGCTCGGCGAGCCCTTGATGAGCGTGACCCTGATCATGCCCGGCGACACCGATCCGATGAGCGATCCTTACGAAATGCGCCAATTGCTTGAGCATCAGGTCGACCTGATCATCGATGGTGGTTTCGGCGGGATCAAGGCGTCCACCGTGATCAACCTCGCCGACGGCGAGCCGGAAGTGATCCGCGTCGGTTGCGGCGACCCTACGCCGTTCATGGCCGAGGCGTAG
- a CDS encoding PHP domain-containing protein produces the protein MNVDLHCHSTASDGALAPAVLVARAFEKGVRVLALTDHDTLEGLDEARSAATSLGMQLVNGVELSCTWGGATIHVLGYGFDVNAEPLVEAIAKLHDGRWLRSEEISRKLALKGMPGALEGARAIQQELGDSGNAPARPHFADWMVREGFVKDRAEAFRKWLGAGKLGDVKQHWPTLEDTVETLRAAKAWVSLAHPWHYDFTRSKRRRLISDYIQAGGHAIEVVNGHQPAEQVGSLAILAREFGLLVSAGSDFHGPGGWSEIGEYRPLPEDLPPLWCRFKHDPIIAAV, from the coding sequence GTGAATGTTGATTTGCACTGCCATAGCACTGCCTCCGATGGCGCTCTCGCGCCTGCTGTCCTGGTGGCGCGTGCGTTCGAGAAAGGCGTGCGAGTCCTGGCCTTGACCGATCACGACACCCTCGAGGGCCTCGATGAGGCCCGCAGTGCGGCGACCTCGCTGGGGATGCAACTGGTCAACGGCGTCGAATTGTCCTGCACCTGGGGCGGCGCGACCATTCATGTGCTCGGCTACGGATTTGATGTCAATGCCGAACCGTTGGTCGAGGCGATCGCCAAATTGCACGATGGCCGCTGGCTACGGTCCGAAGAAATAAGCCGCAAGCTGGCATTGAAAGGCATGCCCGGCGCGCTGGAAGGTGCCCGGGCGATCCAGCAGGAACTGGGCGACAGCGGCAATGCGCCGGCCCGTCCGCATTTCGCCGACTGGATGGTGCGTGAAGGTTTCGTCAAGGATCGCGCTGAAGCGTTCCGTAAATGGCTGGGCGCCGGCAAGCTGGGCGACGTCAAGCAGCATTGGCCGACCCTGGAAGACACGGTCGAAACGCTGCGAGCCGCGAAAGCCTGGGTCAGCCTGGCGCATCCGTGGCACTACGATTTCACTCGCAGCAAGCGTCGCCGCCTGATTTCTGACTATATTCAAGCCGGGGGCCACGCAATTGAAGTGGTCAATGGCCATCAGCCCGCCGAGCAAGTGGGCAGCCTGGCGATTCTTGCCCGCGAGTTCGGTCTGCTGGTCAGCGCCGGCAGTGATTTTCATGGCCCTGGAGGCTGGTCCGAGATCGGCGAGTACCGCCCGCTCCCGGAGGATCTGCCACCACTGTGGTGTCGATTCAAACATGACCCAATTATTGCCGCCGTCTGA
- a CDS encoding septation protein A, whose amino-acid sequence MKQFIDFIPLLLFFIVFKIDPRVVDIGGHQLTVGGIYSATAMLIISSLVVYGALFIKQRKLEKSQWLTLIACLVFGSLTLAFHSETFLKWKAPVVNWLFALAFIGSHFIGEQLLIKRIMGHALTLPDQVWTRLNIAWIGFFLFCGAANLFVAFTFQSYWVDFKVFGSLGMTLLFLVAQGIYLSRHLHDADTTTPKTED is encoded by the coding sequence GTGAAACAATTCATCGATTTCATCCCGCTCCTGCTGTTTTTCATCGTTTTCAAAATTGATCCACGGGTCGTCGACATCGGCGGTCATCAACTGACTGTAGGCGGTATTTACAGCGCCACCGCGATGCTGATCATCAGCTCCCTGGTGGTTTACGGTGCGCTGTTCATCAAGCAGCGCAAGCTGGAAAAGAGCCAATGGCTGACCCTCATCGCCTGCCTGGTCTTCGGTAGCCTGACCCTGGCGTTCCACAGCGAAACCTTCCTGAAGTGGAAAGCGCCGGTGGTCAACTGGCTGTTCGCCCTGGCGTTCATTGGCAGCCACTTCATCGGCGAGCAACTGCTGATCAAGCGCATCATGGGCCACGCACTGACCCTGCCGGACCAGGTCTGGACGCGACTGAACATCGCCTGGATCGGCTTTTTCCTGTTTTGCGGTGCTGCCAACCTGTTCGTCGCGTTCACGTTCCAGAGCTACTGGGTCGACTTCAAAGTCTTCGGCAGCCTGGGCATGACGTTGCTGTTCCTGGTCGCACAGGGCATTTACCTGTCCCGCCACCTGCACGACGCCGATACCACCACGCCAAAAACCGAGGACTGA
- a CDS encoding YciI family protein, producing MLYAIIATDVANSLEARLAARPAHLERLQVLKGEGRIVLAGPHPAVDSNDPGAAGFTGSLIVAEFDSLSAAQAWADADPYIAAGVYANVSVKPFKQVLP from the coding sequence ATGCTTTACGCAATCATTGCCACAGACGTCGCCAACTCCCTGGAAGCCCGCCTGGCCGCACGGCCTGCCCACCTTGAGCGCCTGCAAGTGCTCAAGGGCGAAGGTCGTATCGTATTGGCCGGCCCGCACCCGGCGGTCGACAGCAATGATCCGGGCGCGGCGGGTTTCACCGGCAGCCTGATCGTCGCCGAGTTCGATTCCCTGAGCGCAGCCCAGGCCTGGGCAGATGCGGATCCGTACATCGCCGCGGGCGTCTACGCCAACGTTTCGGTCAAGCCGTTCAAGCAAGTCCTGCCGTAA